In a single window of the Rhodoferax saidenbachensis genome:
- the rsgA gene encoding ribosome small subunit-dependent GTPase A — protein sequence MAQPLLEPGLVVAGHGRHVWVETPDGRRLICHPRGKKSQTVVGDRVLWQATQDEGTIEKVQPRRNLFYRQDEIRTKSFAANLDQVLVLIAAEPEFSESQLSRALIAAEAEKIRPIIALNKSDLTEPFGRAWERMGIYRDMGYQVVPLALKPKADDTAATELDTLLPLLQGKTTLVLGPSGSGKSTLINRLLPNARVLTNEISTALNSGKHTTTSTSLYWVDAAKTTAVIDSPGFQEFGLNHIEPMLLASLMPDIKAQASDCKFYNCSHLHEPGCGVISMVKLGSSPHGISANRYKIYSDLFEELSQKRY from the coding sequence TTGGCACAGCCCCTGCTTGAACCCGGCCTGGTCGTCGCTGGCCATGGCCGCCATGTGTGGGTGGAAACACCCGACGGACGCCGCCTGATCTGCCACCCGCGGGGCAAAAAGAGCCAGACCGTGGTCGGTGACCGCGTGTTGTGGCAAGCCACGCAAGACGAAGGCACCATCGAGAAAGTGCAGCCGCGGCGCAACCTGTTTTACCGCCAGGACGAGATCCGCACCAAGTCTTTTGCGGCCAATCTGGACCAGGTGCTGGTGCTGATTGCGGCAGAACCCGAATTCTCCGAGAGCCAACTCTCCCGTGCACTGATCGCGGCCGAGGCAGAAAAGATTCGCCCCATCATTGCGCTCAACAAAAGTGATTTGACCGAGCCTTTTGGCCGCGCCTGGGAGCGCATGGGGATTTACCGCGACATGGGCTACCAGGTGGTTCCGCTGGCACTCAAGCCCAAAGCAGACGACACCGCAGCCACCGAGCTGGACACCCTGCTGCCCTTGCTACAAGGCAAGACCACGCTGGTACTGGGCCCCTCAGGCTCCGGCAAAAGCACGTTGATCAACCGGCTGCTGCCCAACGCGCGCGTGCTGACCAACGAGATTTCAACGGCGCTGAATTCAGGCAAACACACCACCACGAGCACCAGCCTGTACTGGGTGGATGCCGCCAAGACGACTGCCGTCATCGACTCGCCCGGGTTTCAGGAGTTTGGCCTGAACCACATCGAGCCCATGCTGTTGGCCAGCCTGATGCCGGACATCAAGGCGCAGGCCTCGGACTGCAAGTTCTACAACTGCAGCCATTTGCACGAACCCGGTTGTGGCGTGATTTCTATGGTTAAATTGGGCTCTAGCCCTCATGGAATCAGCGCAAACCGCTACAAAATATATAGCGATTTGTTTGAAGAGCTATCGCAGAAGCGGTACTAG
- a CDS encoding 4a-hydroxytetrahydrobiopterin dehydratase: MAQDTQTNTSAAPPRTALSATQLIANLAKVEGWKLHGDGADIAIEKTYHFDNFLKTMSFVNAVAYLAEQQDHHPELLVTYGTCSVRFNTHDVQGVSRSDFECAALVDALAQR; encoded by the coding sequence ATGGCCCAAGATACGCAAACAAATACGTCTGCAGCCCCCCCACGGACTGCGCTAAGCGCTACGCAATTAATAGCAAATCTGGCCAAGGTGGAAGGCTGGAAATTGCATGGCGACGGCGCAGACATCGCTATCGAGAAGACCTACCACTTTGATAACTTCCTCAAGACCATGTCTTTTGTGAATGCGGTGGCCTACCTGGCCGAGCAGCAGGACCACCACCCCGAATTGTTGGTGACCTACGGCACCTGCAGCGTGCGCTTCAATACACACGATGTGCAAGGCGTCTCCAGGTCCGACTTTGAATGCGCGGCACTGGTCGACGCATTGGCGCAGCGCTGA
- a CDS encoding M48 family metallopeptidase — MTDFPLNPSNLLTLVFALALAGSLVLKFWLASRQMRHVAQHRHAVPAAFVDQISLEAHQKAAEYTIAQSRFGLLELAWGAAVTLGWTLLGGLTLLNETLGQWLSSSLAQQVALLAVFTVVSSLLDLPFTLYRTFVIEARFGFNKTTLALWLQDLVKSTVLAVLIGGPLAALVVWMMGATGAYWWLWTWGVWMGFNLLMLLVYPTWIAPWFNQFKPLQDAELQTRVTQLMARCGFTSKGFYVMDGSKRSAHANAYFTGFGASKRVVFYDTLLQQLTAPEVDAVLAHELGHFKHRHILKRVVSMFALSLLGFALLGWVSQQVWFFTGLGVMPNLGAPNDALALMLFMMVLPLLGTFVGPLFAQLSRKHEFEADAYAVAQTSGADLSSALLKLYKDNASTLTPDPVYVKFYYSHPPASERLGRMLGTASAGV; from the coding sequence ATGACAGATTTCCCCCTGAACCCCTCGAACCTACTCACGCTGGTCTTTGCACTCGCCTTGGCGGGGAGCCTGGTGCTGAAATTCTGGCTGGCCAGCCGCCAGATGCGCCATGTCGCGCAACACCGCCATGCAGTGCCAGCCGCCTTTGTAGATCAAATCTCGCTCGAAGCCCACCAGAAGGCCGCCGAATACACCATCGCCCAATCACGCTTCGGCTTGCTGGAACTGGCCTGGGGTGCGGCAGTGACTCTGGGCTGGACCCTGCTGGGCGGCCTGACGCTGCTCAACGAAACCCTGGGGCAATGGCTGAGCAGCAGCCTGGCCCAGCAGGTCGCTCTGCTGGCAGTCTTCACGGTGGTCAGCAGTTTGCTGGATCTGCCCTTCACCCTGTACCGCACGTTTGTCATCGAGGCGCGCTTTGGTTTCAACAAAACCACGCTGGCACTTTGGTTGCAGGACTTGGTCAAATCCACGGTGCTGGCCGTGCTGATTGGCGGTCCGCTGGCCGCGCTGGTCGTGTGGATGATGGGGGCCACAGGTGCCTATTGGTGGCTTTGGACCTGGGGCGTGTGGATGGGTTTCAACCTGCTGATGCTGCTGGTCTATCCCACCTGGATTGCGCCCTGGTTCAACCAGTTCAAACCTTTGCAAGACGCCGAGCTGCAAACCCGCGTCACCCAGTTGATGGCGCGCTGCGGCTTCACCTCCAAAGGTTTTTATGTCATGGACGGCAGCAAGCGCAGCGCCCATGCCAATGCCTACTTCACCGGTTTCGGCGCCAGCAAACGCGTGGTGTTTTACGACACGCTGTTGCAGCAATTGACCGCACCCGAGGTGGACGCCGTACTGGCCCATGAGCTGGGACATTTCAAACACAGACACATCCTCAAACGGGTGGTGTCGATGTTTGCACTGAGCCTGTTGGGTTTTGCATTGCTAGGCTGGGTGAGCCAACAGGTGTGGTTCTTCACCGGCTTGGGCGTGATGCCCAACCTGGGCGCGCCCAACGATGCGCTGGCCCTGATGCTGTTCATGATGGTGCTGCCCTTGCTGGGAACCTTTGTCGGCCCGCTGTTTGCACAGCTCTCGCGCAAACACGAGTTTGAAGCCGATGCCTATGCGGTAGCGCAGACCAGCGGCGCGGATCTGTCATCCGCCCTGCTCAAGCTTTATAAAGACAATGCATCCACCCTCACCCCGGACCCGGTGTACGTGAAGTTTTACTATTCGCATCCGCCCGCATCGGAGCGCCTTGGGCGCATGCTGGGCACTGCCTCTGCCGGAGTTTGA